The genomic DNA TACTCGACTCGCTTTGTATGAAATTCCCGTAGACGAAAGCTTTAGTTTGGATAGTTTGAAGGCGATTTCCGACGAAGAAGAAAGAAGCATACTGGAACCGTTCGTTTTCTTTCTCCTGGAAGATTATAAATCGATCGAAGATCAAGAAGAGCGATTCGCTCTTCTGATGCAGATTCTTTTCGATACTCTCTGGGCACTATTTTATTTAGGACTGGAAGAGGACGAAGAAGATTAATAATTTCTAAATAGGTCGAACCACCCGGTTCGCAACATTTAGAAATAATAAACGAATTAGCTTGTCGTAATTCTTCTTTTTTCCGCCCGGAAGCATGCCACGCAGATGATGCCGCTCACGACCGCCAGACAAGAGCTCATGATAAACGGAGCTCCCGGAAAATAAAAGATCGAATCGGATTTCGTAAAATAAGAAAAGAGGTTCGTCATGACGACCGGACCTATGATGGAAGTGAGACTCATAATACTTCCCATCATTCCCTGTAGCTCGCCCTGCGCGTTAGCCGGTATATGGTTGGAAACGTAACCTTGAATCGCCGGTGTCGCGAGAAAGCTGAATGCGAACGGGACCAACAACGCGTACATCATCCACCCTTGTGTGGATATGGCAAATAGAATGCTGACGAAAATTCGGACAAAGATTCCCAAGTAGGCTGCGTTCTTTTGACCTAACTTAGGAATGATAACCCTAAGCAAAACGCCTTGTACGAATACGATCGTGATTCCTACGACTCCAAGCGAGTATCCTACCAACTCCTCATTCCATTGGAATTTCTCCATCGTAAAATATGTCCAGGTCGATTCGGAAGAATGGTTTGCGATGAATAGAAGGGCGATGGAAAGTAATAATCCTGATAGCGCTCCGGGGAGTTTATTCACTTGAAACAGAGAGCCGATTGGGTTTGCCCGTTTCCATTCGAATTTTCTTCTGTTTTCTTTCGACAAAGACTCGGGCAGTACGAAATATCCGTAAATCCAATTCAAAAGAGATAATGCGGCTGCGACTAAGAACGGGGCTCTCGGCCCGAACTTACTAAAAATCCCTCCGATAACGGGGCCGATAATGAAACCGATTCCGAAGGCCGCTCCGATTAAGCCGAAATTTTGGGAACGTTTGTCGGGCGTGCTGATATCGGCAATATAAGCCGTCGCAGTACTGAAACTAGCTCCGGTAAGTCCCGCTATGATTCTCCCGATAAACAACCACCAAATGTTCGGAGCTAAAGCCAAAAATACATA from Leptospira fainei serovar Hurstbridge str. BUT 6 includes the following:
- a CDS encoding TCR/Tet family MFS transporter, coding for MTVAKTGALRFILITLLIDFTGFGIIIPVVPKLIEQLIGGDLSQASLHGGWLTFAYAFTQFIFAPILGGLSDRFGRRPVLLASLLGLGIDYVFLALAPNIWWLFIGRIIAGLTGASFSTATAYIADISTPDKRSQNFGLIGAAFGIGFIIGPVIGGIFSKFGPRAPFLVAAALSLLNWIYGYFVLPESLSKENRRKFEWKRANPIGSLFQVNKLPGALSGLLLSIALLFIANHSSESTWTYFTMEKFQWNEELVGYSLGVVGITIVFVQGVLLRVIIPKLGQKNAAYLGIFVRIFVSILFAISTQGWMMYALLVPFAFSFLATPAIQGYVSNHIPANAQGELQGMMGSIMSLTSIIGPVVMTNLFSYFTKSDSIFYFPGAPFIMSSCLAVVSGIICVACFRAEKRRITTS